Proteins found in one Aneurinibacillus uraniidurans genomic segment:
- a CDS encoding elongator complex protein 3 — translation MKRHVNIALFVPHQGCPKDCVFCNQARITGQKRERQLTEEDVRQSIETQLATVRADQTAEIAFFGGSFTGLPRGYQTMLLSIAHEFVTAGRVSGIRLSTRPDYIAPHIMDFLLAYGVTTIELGCQSLDDEVLAKAKRGHTAAHVERAVATIRQYPSVQLGLQLLPGLPGDTRAISVRTAQAAARLRPDFMRIYPALVIAGTELEGMYRSGEYVPLTVDEAVQWTAEVWLPLLKAGIPVIRMGLHSSDDLRQAGTVLAGPLHPSFRQLVETELFSRLLKRMMEAIVPDARGPLNVRIHPADETAIRGPKGAVWRAFAQQMPYESKLVFDQYHPRYTVSWESSSAAGTLSFTDL, via the coding sequence GTGAAGCGTCATGTTAACATCGCACTGTTCGTTCCGCATCAGGGCTGTCCGAAAGACTGTGTATTTTGTAATCAGGCACGCATTACCGGACAGAAGCGGGAACGTCAGCTGACAGAAGAAGACGTACGGCAGTCGATTGAAACACAGCTTGCTACCGTTCGAGCTGACCAGACCGCAGAGATTGCATTTTTTGGCGGCAGCTTTACTGGTTTGCCGCGTGGGTACCAGACGATGCTGCTCAGTATCGCCCATGAATTTGTCACAGCGGGCAGAGTGTCCGGTATTCGCTTGTCTACGCGTCCGGATTATATTGCGCCGCATATTATGGATTTCCTGTTAGCGTATGGTGTCACAACGATTGAACTTGGCTGCCAGTCGCTTGACGATGAAGTGCTAGCTAAAGCCAAACGTGGGCATACGGCCGCTCATGTCGAGCGTGCAGTTGCAACCATTCGACAGTATCCATCTGTGCAGCTCGGCTTACAGCTTCTACCGGGACTTCCGGGAGATACGCGTGCGATTAGTGTGCGTACAGCACAGGCAGCGGCTCGGCTTCGTCCAGATTTTATGCGAATTTATCCGGCTCTCGTTATTGCTGGTACAGAGCTTGAGGGTATGTATCGCAGTGGAGAGTATGTGCCGCTGACTGTAGACGAAGCCGTACAGTGGACAGCTGAAGTGTGGCTTCCGCTGTTAAAAGCAGGTATTCCGGTCATTCGGATGGGACTTCACTCCTCGGATGATTTGCGCCAGGCAGGAACTGTGCTTGCCGGTCCTCTCCATCCTTCGTTTCGCCAGCTTGTTGAAACGGAGTTATTCAGCCGCTTGTTGAAACGAATGATGGAGGCGATTGTTCCGGACGCACGAGGTCCCCTGAATGTCCGAATTCATCCGGCAGATGAGACAGCGATACGCGGCCCAAAAGGAGCAGTATGGCGGGCATTTGCGCAGCAGATGCCGTATGAGTCGAAGCTCGTATTTGATCAATACCATCCTCGCTATACGGTGAGCTGGGAAAGTTCGTCTGCAGCTGGTACATTATCGTTCACAGATTTGTAG